One region of Vicinamibacteria bacterium genomic DNA includes:
- a CDS encoding mechanosensitive ion channel family protein → MAGDERMSLSTSGGALEGLLASAGILLGSYLGARFLSFLLGRMLARAARRTARPLDERAIKGLKRPLTYALFLIGAYAALHRLPAPGPWIDRLDQALYALAVALVSLALIRAYRVLLAWYSTESRRGEVLATEFGPLLSKLGRLVILVLGLIAILNHFGVNVQSLVVSLGVGSLALGLAAQDTLANMFAGFTLMLDRPFRIGDRIQLATGEVGDVETIGMRATQIRTLDDTFLIVPNNSLTKDRLINLSRPSRAIATRLEVGLAWGSDLAQAKRILREAALSSEYVDQDRAPQVLVSRFADFSVNFQLVFWTRDYTQQGLARSQVHEEAYRLLRGAGIEIPVPVRRILSETAR, encoded by the coding sequence GTGGCCGGGGACGAGCGCATGAGCCTCTCCACCTCGGGGGGAGCGCTCGAGGGGCTGCTGGCAAGCGCGGGGATCCTCCTCGGCTCCTACTTGGGGGCCCGCTTCCTGTCTTTCCTCCTCGGCCGCATGCTGGCCCGGGCGGCCCGGCGGACGGCCCGGCCCCTGGACGAGAGGGCGATCAAGGGCCTGAAACGGCCGCTGACCTACGCCCTCTTCCTCATCGGGGCCTACGCTGCCCTCCATCGCCTGCCGGCTCCCGGGCCATGGATCGACAGGTTGGATCAGGCGCTCTACGCCCTGGCCGTGGCCCTGGTGAGCCTCGCCCTGATACGCGCCTACCGCGTCCTCCTCGCCTGGTACTCGACCGAGTCGCGCCGGGGGGAGGTCCTGGCCACCGAGTTCGGTCCCCTCCTGTCCAAGCTGGGCCGCCTCGTCATCCTGGTCCTGGGCCTGATCGCGATCCTCAACCACTTCGGGGTGAACGTGCAGTCCCTGGTGGTGTCGCTGGGGGTGGGCTCGCTGGCCCTGGGCCTGGCCGCCCAAGACACCCTGGCCAACATGTTCGCGGGGTTCACCCTCATGCTGGACCGGCCCTTCAGGATCGGAGACCGCATCCAGCTCGCCACCGGGGAGGTGGGCGACGTGGAGACGATCGGCATGCGGGCCACCCAGATCCGCACCCTTGATGACACCTTCCTGATCGTGCCCAACAACTCGCTCACCAAGGATCGGCTGATCAACCTGAGCCGGCCCTCCCGCGCCATCGCCACCCGCCTGGAGGTCGGCCTGGCCTGGGGAAGCGACCTCGCCCAGGCGAAGCGCATCCTGCGCGAGGCCGCCCTCTCCTCGGAGTACGTGGACCAGGACCGGGCTCCCCAGGTGCTGGTCTCGCGCTTCGCCGACTTCTCCGTCAACTTCCAGCTGGTGTTCTGGACCCGGGACTATACCCAGCAGGGGCTCGCCCGCAGCCAGGTCCACGAGGAGGCCTACCGCCTCCTGCGCGGGGCGGGGATCGAGATCCCCGTCCCTGTCCGCCGTATCCTCTCGGAGACGGCCCGTTAG
- a CDS encoding sterol desaturase family protein: MGTIIEGSAPAAPMNYIHLAIPVFFLLIGLELVLARIVEKDYYRLSDSINDLSCGIIQQVLDVFLKTVLFAGYLYLYGHYRVFTLPTRSLPTWVAGFLGVDLLYYWFHRWSHEMNAGWAAHIVHHQSEEYNLAVALRQGAFQGSFSWIFYLPLALLGLPPLLFLTVSSFNTLYQFWIHTRTIGRLGPLEWVLNTPSHHRVHHGRNPKYIDRNHGGTLIVWDRLFGSFQAEEEEPVYGITTPLRSWNPLWANLHYWVDLFAKARRARRLRDSFRLFLKPPGWHPEELGGFLAAPEVDPQTYHKYDTPAPLGLRLYVLGQFVLVNLAALAFLFRESGMGALPRSGAGLAIVVTLAGLGGLLDRRAWAYWLEAIRLVGLAALCAALLPAPAWAAAGTTLALIALGWLLAYRRVFLPASTAPARAA, translated from the coding sequence TTGGGTACCATCATCGAGGGGAGCGCCCCCGCGGCGCCCATGAACTACATCCACCTCGCCATCCCCGTCTTCTTCCTCCTCATCGGGCTCGAGCTCGTTCTAGCCCGGATCGTGGAGAAGGACTACTACCGGCTCTCCGACTCCATTAACGACCTCTCCTGCGGGATCATCCAGCAGGTGCTGGACGTGTTCCTGAAGACGGTTCTCTTTGCGGGCTACCTCTACCTCTACGGACACTATCGGGTCTTCACCCTCCCCACGAGATCGCTCCCGACCTGGGTGGCCGGCTTCCTGGGGGTCGACCTGCTTTACTACTGGTTCCACCGCTGGAGCCACGAGATGAACGCGGGCTGGGCGGCGCACATCGTCCACCACCAGAGCGAGGAGTACAACCTCGCGGTGGCCCTCCGGCAGGGCGCGTTTCAGGGCTCGTTCTCCTGGATCTTCTACCTCCCCCTGGCCCTGCTCGGGCTCCCCCCGCTGCTGTTCTTGACCGTATCCTCTTTCAACACCCTCTATCAGTTCTGGATTCACACCCGGACCATCGGCCGGCTGGGTCCCCTGGAGTGGGTCCTCAACACCCCCTCCCACCATCGCGTGCACCACGGGCGGAACCCGAAGTACATCGACCGCAACCATGGGGGCACCCTGATCGTCTGGGACCGGCTGTTCGGGTCCTTCCAGGCCGAGGAGGAGGAGCCGGTCTACGGGATCACGACTCCGCTTCGCAGCTGGAACCCGCTCTGGGCCAACCTCCACTACTGGGTCGACCTCTTCGCCAAGGCGCGCCGAGCCCGGCGGCTCCGCGACTCCTTTCGGCTCTTCCTGAAGCCGCCGGGGTGGCATCCCGAGGAGTTGGGCGGCTTTCTGGCCGCCCCCGAGGTGGACCCCCAGACCTACCACAAGTACGACACCCCCGCCCCGCTCGGCCTGCGGCTCTACGTGCTCGGGCAGTTCGTCCTCGTCAACCTGGCTGCTCTCGCGTTCCTATTCCGAGAGAGCGGGATGGGCGCCCTCCCGCGCTCGGGGGCGGGCCTGGCCATCGTCGTCACCCTGGCTGGACTCGGGGGTCTGCTCGACCGGCGGGCCTGGGCCTACTGGCTGGAGGCCATCCGCCTGGTCGGCCTGGCCGCGCTTTGCGCCGCCCTCCTTCCCGCCCCGGCCTGGGCGGCGGCGGGCACAACCCTCGCGCTCATCGCCCTTGGCTGGCTCCTCGCCTACCGGCGCGTCTTTCTGCCAGCCTCGACCGCGCCCGCCCGCGCCGCCTGA
- a CDS encoding pitrilysin family protein, which translates to MPVVIVKEILENGLTLITESMPHVRSVAIGVWLKRGSRHETPEQTGISHFIEHMVFKGTKNRTAEAIASEVDSIGGYMDAFTAKEYASFHLKVLDDHLPRAVDILGDVVMNPLFDPRELTKEKKVIFEEINMVEDTPDDLVMELFTEAFWPNHPLGRPILGTKKSVGGFHREDLATFFRQVYHPGNMLIAAAGNLDHGVTAALVRRHFGTLVLRRTPANGHAPKPAARVVTRAKKELEQVHLCLGAPAYPQTHPDRYAGYILNTVLGGSMSSRLFQNIREKRGLVYSISSGVTSYSDAGSLTVYAGTGLDSVEEVVRLTREEFRRLKGELLPEAELRRSKDHLKGSLMLSLENTGSRMSHLARQEIYFGRHFELDELTAGIEAVGGHDVQRIANEIFAGRLTVSVLGNLKGYRPRAAQLRL; encoded by the coding sequence GTGCCGGTTGTGATCGTCAAGGAGATCCTCGAGAACGGCCTGACCCTGATCACGGAGTCCATGCCCCACGTGCGGAGCGTGGCCATCGGGGTCTGGCTGAAGCGGGGCAGCCGCCACGAGACCCCCGAGCAGACCGGCATCAGCCACTTCATCGAGCACATGGTCTTCAAGGGGACCAAGAACCGGACGGCGGAGGCCATCGCCTCCGAGGTGGACTCGATCGGCGGCTACATGGACGCCTTCACGGCCAAGGAGTACGCCTCCTTCCACCTGAAGGTCTTGGACGACCACCTGCCGAGGGCGGTGGACATCCTGGGCGACGTCGTCATGAACCCCCTCTTCGATCCCCGGGAGTTGACCAAGGAGAAAAAGGTCATCTTCGAGGAGATCAACATGGTGGAGGACACTCCCGACGACCTCGTGATGGAGCTCTTCACGGAGGCCTTCTGGCCCAACCACCCCCTGGGGCGGCCCATCCTGGGCACCAAGAAAAGCGTGGGGGGCTTCCACCGCGAGGATCTGGCCACCTTCTTCCGGCAGGTCTATCACCCCGGAAACATGCTCATCGCGGCGGCCGGGAACCTTGACCACGGCGTGACCGCCGCCCTCGTAAGGCGGCACTTCGGGACACTCGTGCTCCGCCGGACCCCGGCCAACGGACACGCCCCCAAGCCGGCGGCCCGGGTCGTGACCCGGGCCAAGAAAGAGCTGGAGCAGGTCCACCTGTGTCTGGGTGCGCCCGCGTACCCCCAGACCCATCCCGACCGCTACGCGGGCTACATCCTGAACACGGTCCTGGGGGGGAGCATGTCCTCCCGCCTCTTCCAGAACATCCGCGAGAAGAGGGGGCTCGTGTACTCGATCTCCTCCGGCGTCACCTCCTACTCCGACGCGGGGAGCCTGACCGTGTACGCGGGCACCGGCCTCGATTCCGTGGAGGAGGTGGTCCGTCTGACCCGGGAGGAGTTCCGGCGCCTCAAGGGCGAGCTCCTGCCCGAGGCCGAGCTACGCCGGTCCAAGGATCACCTGAAGGGCAGCCTCATGCTCTCCCTCGAGAACACGGGCAGCCGCATGAGCCACCTGGCCCGGCAGGAGATCTACTTCGGCCGCCACTTCGAGTTGGACGAGCTCACCGCCGGGATCGAGGCGGTGGGCGGCCACGACGTGCAGAGGATCGCGAACGAGATCTTCGCCGGCCGCCTGACCGTGAGCGTGCTCGGGAACCTGAAGGGTTACCGACCACGCGCGGCGCAGCTCCGCTTGTAG
- a CDS encoding NAD-dependent malic enzyme — protein sequence MRRRTGPDGKDRVLVPYRGTALLNHPLYNKSTAFTHEERLAFGLEGLLPDVVSSMEQQARRAYGNIVAKQSPLERYIGLGALHDRNEHLYFRVLLDHLEEFLPVVYTPTVGLACQQYSRIFRRPRGLWITPAHRGRVAEALANAPFEDVRLIVVTDNERILGLGDQGAGGMGIPLGKLSLYTAAAGIPPWQTLPVSLDVGTDNPALLGDDLYIGRRHPRLRGPDYEQVVDEFVRAVKARFPRALLQWEDFKQANAFKLLERYRRELPSFNDDIQGTAAVAVAGLKAGARAAGRPFAEERVLIVGAGAAGVGIARLIRSALEKAGVGGDELPRSVALFDVEGLLVDAPEDYRRALSWPAALARAHGLAPGADLLTTVRALRPTALIGVSGAAGAFSEDVVRAMAAQVERPLVLPLSNPTSQSEARPADVIAWTDGRALVATGSPFDSVSRGGRTHRIGQGNNVFVFPGIGLGALVSEAREVTEPMFAAAAESLAAQVRDEHLREGRLFPPVGDLRSVTARVAEAVVREARDSGLGRGFRDAEIAPAVAAAMWEPSYPLLEPA from the coding sequence TTGCGCCGGCGGACCGGCCCCGACGGGAAAGACCGCGTGCTCGTCCCCTACCGCGGGACCGCGCTCCTGAACCACCCCCTGTATAACAAATCCACCGCCTTCACCCACGAGGAGCGCCTGGCCTTCGGCCTCGAGGGCCTCCTCCCCGACGTCGTGAGCAGCATGGAGCAGCAGGCCCGCCGGGCCTACGGCAACATCGTGGCCAAGCAGAGCCCGCTCGAGCGCTACATCGGCCTGGGCGCGCTCCACGATCGCAACGAGCACCTCTATTTTCGGGTGCTCCTGGACCACCTGGAGGAGTTCCTGCCCGTGGTCTACACCCCGACCGTGGGCCTCGCCTGCCAGCAGTACAGCCGTATCTTCCGCCGGCCCCGCGGCCTGTGGATCACCCCTGCCCACCGGGGACGGGTGGCGGAGGCCTTGGCGAACGCGCCCTTCGAGGACGTGCGCCTCATCGTGGTCACCGACAACGAGCGCATCCTGGGCCTGGGCGACCAGGGGGCGGGCGGCATGGGCATCCCCCTGGGGAAGCTCTCCCTCTATACCGCGGCCGCGGGGATCCCCCCCTGGCAGACCCTGCCCGTCAGCCTGGATGTCGGCACCGACAACCCCGCCCTCCTGGGGGACGACCTCTACATCGGCCGGCGCCACCCCCGGCTTCGGGGCCCGGACTACGAGCAGGTGGTGGACGAGTTCGTGCGCGCGGTCAAGGCGCGCTTCCCCCGCGCCCTCCTGCAGTGGGAGGACTTCAAGCAGGCCAACGCGTTCAAGCTCCTCGAACGCTACCGCCGCGAGCTGCCCTCCTTCAACGACGACATCCAGGGCACGGCGGCGGTGGCGGTGGCAGGGCTGAAGGCGGGGGCCCGGGCCGCGGGCCGGCCCTTCGCGGAGGAGCGGGTGCTCATCGTGGGCGCGGGGGCGGCCGGGGTGGGCATCGCCCGCCTCATCCGGAGCGCCCTTGAGAAGGCCGGGGTGGGGGGCGACGAGCTGCCGCGGTCGGTCGCCCTCTTCGACGTCGAGGGGCTGCTCGTGGACGCCCCCGAGGACTACCGCCGGGCGCTGTCCTGGCCGGCGGCGCTGGCCCGGGCCCATGGTCTGGCCCCGGGCGCGGACCTGCTCACCACTGTTCGCGCCCTAAGGCCGACCGCCCTCATCGGCGTCTCCGGGGCCGCGGGCGCGTTCTCGGAGGACGTGGTACGGGCCATGGCCGCCCAGGTGGAGCGGCCGCTGGTCCTGCCCCTCTCCAATCCCACCAGCCAATCCGAGGCCCGGCCCGCGGACGTGATCGCGTGGACGGATGGGCGGGCCCTCGTCGCCACCGGAAGCCCGTTCGATTCCGTCTCCAGGGGGGGCCGGACCCATCGCATAGGCCAGGGCAACAACGTCTTCGTCTTCCCCGGGATCGGGCTGGGGGCGCTCGTTTCCGAGGCCCGGGAGGTCACCGAGCCCATGTTCGCCGCCGCGGCCGAGAGCCTGGCCGCCCAGGTGCGGGACGAGCACCTCCGGGAGGGGAGGCTCTTCCCGCCCGTAGGGGATCTGCGGTCGGTCACGGCGCGGGTGGCGGAGGCGGTGGTCCGCGAGGCCCGGGACTCCGGCCTCGGCCGCGGCTTTCGCGACGCCGAGATCGCCCCCGCCGTGGCCGCCGCCATGTGGGAGCCAAGCTACCCGCTCCTGGAGCCGGCCTAG
- a CDS encoding MBL fold metallo-hydrolase, translated as MKLRFRVIGSGSSGNATLVEGGGTRILIDAGLGPRALAERLQSAGVEPDSLAAIVISHEHSDHIRGAAAFSANWGVRLCGSRGTYAAAGLGATDIAGYDVLEATAPRRVGALTVQGVSIPHDAAEPLAFVVSAGGVSLGHATDLGHVNRSLVEAFRGCDALLLESNYDPDMLRGGPYPWSLKERILGLSGHLSNGDVARYLADGLGGACRTVVLAHLSQTNNHPEVARMAAEQSLRRRGRTEVKLRLTDPLGTEWIEVARPGEGERARGQLRLW; from the coding sequence TTGAAGCTCCGCTTCCGGGTCATCGGGTCGGGCAGCTCCGGCAACGCCACCCTGGTGGAGGGGGGCGGCACCCGCATCCTGATCGACGCTGGCCTCGGCCCGCGCGCCCTGGCCGAGCGGCTGCAGTCCGCGGGGGTGGAGCCCGACTCCCTGGCCGCGATCGTGATCTCCCACGAGCACTCCGACCACATCCGGGGCGCGGCCGCCTTCTCCGCGAATTGGGGGGTGCGGCTGTGCGGCTCGCGGGGGACCTACGCGGCGGCCGGCTTGGGAGCGACCGATATCGCGGGCTACGACGTGCTGGAGGCGACGGCCCCCCGTCGCGTGGGCGCCCTCACCGTGCAGGGGGTCTCCATCCCCCACGACGCGGCGGAGCCTCTAGCCTTCGTGGTCTCCGCGGGCGGGGTCTCCCTCGGGCACGCCACCGACCTCGGCCACGTGAACCGGAGCCTGGTGGAGGCGTTCCGCGGCTGCGACGCCCTCCTCCTGGAGTCCAACTACGACCCCGACATGCTGCGGGGCGGGCCCTACCCCTGGTCCTTGAAGGAGCGCATCCTGGGCCTCTCCGGGCACCTCTCCAACGGCGACGTGGCCCGTTATCTGGCCGACGGCCTGGGGGGGGCGTGCCGGACGGTCGTGCTCGCCCACCTCTCGCAGACGAACAACCACCCCGAGGTGGCCCGGATGGCCGCGGAGCAGTCCCTGCGGCGTCGGGGTCGGACCGAGGTCAAGCTCCGCCTGACCGACCCCCTGGGCACGGAATGGATCGAGGTGGCTCGGCCGGGGGAGGGGGAGCGCGCCCGGGGACAACTTCGCCTGTGGTGA
- the purQ gene encoding phosphoribosylformylglycinamidine synthase subunit PurQ, which produces MRVGVVVFPGSNCDHDTYYVLKDVCGQEARFVWHKDTDLSGLDAVVLPGGFAYGDYLRTGAIARFSPVMRAVGEFAERGGPVLGVCNGFQILQEAGLLPGAMLRNRGLKFLSLPVHVRVERSDTPMTAGLAEGTVLTMPIAHGEGNFYLPDEELDRLEGEGGVVFRYTTKDGRLEDAANVNGSSRAIAGVCNRARNVVGLMPHPERASEPELGSTDGRRILEALVRALQTV; this is translated from the coding sequence ATGAGAGTCGGAGTGGTGGTGTTTCCCGGCTCGAACTGCGACCACGACACGTACTACGTCCTGAAGGACGTCTGCGGCCAGGAGGCTCGTTTCGTCTGGCACAAGGACACCGATCTCTCCGGCCTCGATGCCGTAGTCCTCCCGGGCGGCTTCGCCTACGGCGACTATCTCCGCACGGGGGCCATCGCCCGCTTTAGCCCCGTGATGCGGGCGGTGGGCGAATTCGCGGAGAGGGGCGGGCCCGTGCTCGGCGTCTGCAACGGCTTCCAGATCCTCCAAGAGGCGGGACTGCTCCCGGGGGCGATGCTGCGCAACCGGGGCCTCAAGTTCCTGTCCTTGCCCGTGCACGTCCGCGTCGAGCGCAGCGACACCCCCATGACCGCGGGCCTGGCCGAGGGCACCGTCCTCACCATGCCCATCGCGCACGGGGAAGGGAACTTCTACCTGCCGGACGAGGAGCTGGACCGTCTGGAAGGGGAGGGCGGCGTGGTCTTCCGATACACGACGAAGGACGGCCGACTGGAGGATGCGGCCAACGTGAACGGCAGCTCCCGGGCCATCGCCGGCGTCTGCAACCGGGCCCGCAACGTGGTGGGCCTCATGCCCCACCCGGAGCGGGCCTCGGAGCCGGAGCTCGGCTCGACGGACGGCCGCCGCATCCTCGAGGCGCTGGTGCGGGCGCTGCAGACGGTCTAG
- the purB gene encoding adenylosuccinate lyase: protein MIPRYSRPEMAHLWSDESRFGAWLRVELAATEVLAERGVVPKEAFLAIKEKARFDPARIDALEKEVQHDVIAFVSNVAESVGPQGRWLHYGLTSSDVVDTALGLLMRDACDLIREDLDALLAAVSDRAQEHRHTPMIGRTHGVHAEPMTFGLKLALWYAELVRHRRRLARARRTIAVGKLSGPVGTFSYLPPEVEEAVCSRLGLEPAPVSSQILQRDRHAEVMTTLALLAASLEKFATEVRALQKTEVREVEEPFGAVQKGSSSMPHKRNPVGSEQVAGLARLVRTNSLAAMENIALWHERDISHSSVERVIIPDSFLALDHMLRRFTGIVRGLVVHAERMRANLESTRGLVFSGRLLLELTARGMRREEAYRIVQAHAMEAWKTEGDFRARVSQDPEVRAILKDEEIAEIFRSEGYLTHVDAVFARVFRGAGEEPWPGTSA from the coding sequence GTGATCCCGCGGTATTCGCGGCCCGAGATGGCGCACCTCTGGTCCGACGAGAGCCGCTTCGGAGCCTGGCTCCGGGTCGAGCTCGCGGCCACCGAGGTCCTGGCCGAGCGCGGGGTGGTACCGAAGGAAGCCTTCCTCGCCATCAAAGAGAAGGCGCGCTTCGACCCCGCGCGCATCGACGCCCTCGAGAAGGAAGTCCAGCACGACGTGATCGCTTTCGTCTCCAACGTGGCGGAGAGCGTGGGTCCCCAGGGGCGCTGGCTCCACTACGGTCTGACCTCCTCCGACGTAGTGGACACCGCTCTCGGTCTCCTCATGCGGGACGCCTGCGACCTCATCCGGGAGGACCTCGACGCTCTCCTGGCCGCGGTTTCCGACCGCGCGCAGGAGCACCGGCACACCCCCATGATCGGGCGCACCCACGGCGTGCATGCCGAGCCCATGACCTTCGGCTTGAAGCTCGCCCTCTGGTACGCGGAGCTCGTCCGCCACCGGCGCCGGCTGGCCCGGGCCCGCCGCACGATCGCGGTGGGCAAGCTCTCGGGCCCGGTGGGCACCTTCTCGTACCTGCCCCCGGAGGTGGAGGAGGCGGTCTGCTCCCGGCTGGGCCTGGAGCCCGCCCCCGTCTCGTCGCAGATCCTGCAGCGGGACCGCCACGCGGAGGTGATGACCACCCTCGCCCTGCTCGCGGCCAGCCTGGAGAAGTTCGCGACCGAGGTCCGCGCCCTGCAGAAGACGGAGGTGCGGGAGGTCGAGGAGCCCTTCGGGGCCGTGCAAAAAGGCTCTTCCTCCATGCCCCACAAGCGCAACCCGGTGGGCTCCGAGCAGGTGGCGGGCCTGGCCCGATTGGTGCGCACCAACTCCCTGGCCGCGATGGAGAACATCGCGCTCTGGCACGAGCGGGACATCAGCCACTCCTCGGTGGAGCGGGTCATCATCCCCGACAGCTTCCTCGCCCTCGACCACATGCTGCGGCGGTTCACGGGGATCGTACGGGGCCTCGTCGTCCACGCCGAACGCATGCGGGCGAACCTGGAGTCCACCCGCGGTCTCGTCTTCTCGGGCCGTCTTCTCCTGGAGCTCACGGCGCGGGGGATGCGGCGGGAGGAGGCCTACCGCATCGTGCAGGCCCACGCCATGGAGGCCTGGAAGACGGAGGGGGACTTCCGGGCGCGCGTCTCCCAAGACCCGGAGGTGCGGGCCATCCTGAAGGACGAGGAGATCGCGGAGATCTTCCGCTCCGAGGGCTACCTGACGCATGTGGACGCGGTGTTCGCGCGGGTCTTCCGGGGAGCGGGGGAGGAGCCGTGGCCGGGGACGAGCGCATGA
- the purS gene encoding phosphoribosylformylglycinamidine synthase subunit PurS, with protein sequence MKARVYVTLKKSVFDPQGKTIHDALQSLGYRGVADVRQGKYFEVAFEGLGGEEARAAAEEIARRVLSNPVMEGYRVEVEA encoded by the coding sequence ATCAAAGCCCGTGTCTACGTGACGCTCAAGAAATCGGTCTTCGACCCCCAGGGCAAGACCATCCACGACGCTCTTCAATCCCTGGGCTACCGGGGGGTGGCCGATGTCCGCCAAGGAAAGTACTTCGAGGTGGCCTTCGAAGGCCTGGGCGGGGAGGAGGCGCGGGCGGCGGCGGAGGAGATCGCGCGTCGCGTCCTCTCCAACCCGGTGATGGAGGGCTACCGCGTGGAGGTCGAGGCATGA